Proteins from one Clostridium cellulovorans 743B genomic window:
- a CDS encoding helix-turn-helix domain-containing protein translates to MSRVGERLKETRIKQGLSQKQLAKKIGAAENFINDIELGRKVIPEAIIDKLSKALGENLNDMTMYNDEAEEKASEAKRPQKSYPNFSSPKAKKEEAPDAAWSSAFGSILRSIPVFDYNMNKPLATKEFPIKANKINGYSQDKVFMLQIEDDEMLGYRIAKGDLAFCHVENEIQNNKLYFVEYKGERMVRQVKKLDNTKILLISNMKAQNIETAIVKEVKLLGQLDYIELKL, encoded by the coding sequence ATGAGTAGAGTAGGAGAAAGACTTAAAGAAACTAGAATTAAGCAAGGCTTATCACAAAAGCAATTAGCAAAGAAAATCGGTGCAGCAGAAAATTTTATTAATGATATTGAATTAGGAAGAAAAGTTATACCAGAAGCGATCATAGATAAGCTTTCTAAGGCTTTAGGTGAAAATCTAAATGATATGACTATGTATAATGACGAGGCTGAAGAAAAAGCAAGTGAGGCTAAACGACCTCAAAAATCATATCCTAACTTTAGTAGCCCAAAAGCAAAAAAAGAAGAAGCACCAGATGCAGCTTGGAGTAGTGCTTTTGGATCTATTTTAAGAAGCATTCCTGTTTTTGATTATAATATGAACAAACCATTAGCTACAAAGGAATTTCCTATAAAGGCTAATAAAATTAATGGTTATTCCCAAGATAAGGTATTTATGTTACAAATCGAAGATGATGAAATGCTTGGATATAGAATTGCTAAAGGTGATTTAGCCTTTTGTCATGTTGAAAATGAAATACAAAATAATAAGTTGTATTTTGTTGAATACAAAGGTGAAAGAATGGTTAGACAAGTTAAAAAGCTTGACAATACAAAGATACTTTTAATAAGTAATATGAAAGCTCAAAA
- a CDS encoding DUF3783 domain-containing protein, whose protein sequence is MVKKQILLYGFNSKEVDQIRISLIQNRLPLCTVIDANMGNLKVGDILFGAKSNDEQNLPNNERVVLLNALDSNEMNKAIFQIRSKIKGRLPLFAMITEHNVKWEFKNLLDELLKERKYFQENGSAMKEHEEEGKNE, encoded by the coding sequence ATGGTAAAAAAACAAATACTACTCTATGGGTTTAATAGTAAGGAAGTGGATCAAATTAGAATTTCACTAATCCAAAATAGACTCCCGTTGTGCACAGTTATAGATGCTAATATGGGAAACCTTAAGGTAGGGGATATCCTTTTTGGTGCTAAATCCAATGATGAGCAAAATCTTCCTAACAATGAAAGAGTGGTTTTGTTAAATGCATTAGATTCTAATGAAATGAATAAAGCAATTTTTCAAATTAGATCTAAGATTAAAGGAAGACTTCCTTTATTTGCTATGATTACAGAGCATAATGTAAAGTGGGAGTTTAAAAACCTTTTAGATGAGTTGTTAAAGGAGAGAAAGTACTTTCAAGAAAATGGCTCGGCTATGAAGGAACATGAAGAAGAGGGGAAAAATGAGTAG
- a CDS encoding peptidylprolyl isomerase, whose translation MQNPVVTIKMKDGGIIKAELYPDVAPNTVNNFISLIKKEFYNGVIFHRVIPGFMIQGGDPNGTGVGGPGYSIKGEFTNNGFKNDLKHTEGVLSMARTMMPNSAGSQFFIMVANSPHLDAEYASFGKVIEGMEIAHKIVNTETGRNDKPVEPQVMEEVTVETFGVEYPEPEKM comes from the coding sequence ATGCAGAACCCTGTAGTTACTATAAAAATGAAAGATGGTGGAATTATTAAAGCGGAGTTGTACCCAGATGTAGCTCCAAATACAGTTAATAATTTCATTAGCTTAATAAAGAAGGAATTTTACAACGGAGTTATTTTCCATAGAGTTATTCCTGGCTTTATGATTCAAGGTGGAGATCCTAATGGAACTGGTGTAGGCGGTCCTGGATACTCAATTAAAGGTGAATTCACAAACAATGGATTCAAAAACGATTTAAAACATACAGAAGGTGTTCTTTCTATGGCTAGAACTATGATGCCAAATTCTGCTGGAAGCCAATTTTTCATTATGGTTGCAAATTCACCACATTTAGATGCTGAGTATGCTTCTTTCGGAAAAGTTATTGAAGGTATGGAGATTGCTCATAAAATAGTAAATACTGAAACTGGACGTAATGATAAACCAGTAGAGCCACAGGTTATGGAAGAAGTAACTGTTGAAACTTTTGGAGTAGAGTATCCAGAACCAGAAAAAATGTAA
- the murI gene encoding glutamate racemase produces MQEKYKPIGFMDSGVGGLSVMKEAIKALPQENLIHFGDSKNAPYGIKTDEEIKKLTFSAVEFLIKKQCKAIVIACNTATSVAINDLREIYKEVPIIGIEPAVKPAVELNEDGKIIVMATPVTLKKEKFNHLLEMYGSDREIIFLPCPELVELIERGVLEGEELDNYLLSKFKPYLNDKISAVVLGCTHYPFAKKAIKKIVGDAKIIDGSYGTVKQLKNILMRRDELNDSNSKGTIEIFNSLNSNDILELCNMLLSAEVE; encoded by the coding sequence ATGCAAGAAAAATATAAACCAATTGGCTTTATGGATTCTGGAGTTGGTGGTCTTAGCGTCATGAAGGAAGCTATAAAAGCACTGCCACAGGAAAATTTAATACACTTTGGAGATTCAAAAAATGCTCCTTATGGAATTAAAACCGATGAGGAAATAAAGAAACTTACTTTTAGTGCAGTAGAGTTTTTAATAAAGAAACAATGTAAGGCTATTGTAATAGCTTGCAATACGGCCACAAGTGTAGCTATAAATGATTTAAGGGAAATATATAAAGAAGTTCCTATTATAGGAATAGAACCTGCAGTGAAGCCAGCAGTAGAACTTAATGAAGATGGAAAAATAATTGTGATGGCTACACCAGTAACTTTGAAAAAAGAAAAATTTAACCATCTTTTAGAGATGTATGGATCAGACAGGGAGATAATTTTTCTTCCATGCCCAGAACTTGTAGAACTTATTGAAAGAGGTGTATTAGAAGGGGAGGAACTTGATAATTATCTTCTAAGTAAGTTTAAGCCGTATTTAAATGATAAAATTTCTGCAGTAGTTCTTGGGTGCACCCATTATCCTTTTGCTAAAAAAGCGATAAAAAAGATAGTAGGAGATGCTAAAATAATTGATGGTAGTTATGGTACTGTTAAACAGCTTAAAAACATACTGATGAGAAGAGATGAATTAAATGACAGTAATAGTAAAGGAACTATAGAAATATTTAATTCATTAAATAGTAATGATATATTAGAACTTTGCAATATGTTATTGAGTGCAGAAGTAGAATAA
- a CDS encoding glutamine synthetase, with protein sequence MAKDLLYVVPKEKHTEAGIKEVLTAHPEIKFVSIVGVDLAGHDTDERIPAHIILDDVASFLKGGTQTDGSSVVLPGIATLNNAKVDMVPDPDVKWVVDYNYDNIDEETGKPVGTLRVPCFLLHENTPVDSRSILKASNEYVKSSLLEILKAKPELLSAYGLTFDDVADITFASATELEFWVKTPENKAQTEELSTSQVLQEQYWAKTRGVVRTALEQTLSLMDKYELGAEMGHKEVGGVRGKFGADGKPSHIMEQIEVDWKYADAVQAADNENLVKIIVRDVFQSHGLDVTFLAKPIHGVAGSGEHTHMSISLKTKAGKVINLFAPTEKHFLSLFGYGSLMGILKNYEVINPIVSGTNDALRRLKPGFEAPVCIVTSIGHSVDIPSRNRSILVGVVRDLLNPRATRFELRAPNPHSNTYLVLASMFMASIDGIKYAVTKTADEILAELSKQAGEETAYLEKDRAYRSEEDVFEDFTEEERSALFGKAPATVYENLSAFDAYPEKLDVLKAGDVFTAKLLNSYKQAMTKKWLTEIVNRIIPSYRDEVRSFTKLHNPEKAEDLDVSRWQEISSLKKYIFKDSLSTKSLFTRIKDAAETDDLAEVSKLQVELDAVIIKTRDLYSTYVKNLLDI encoded by the coding sequence ATGGCAAAGGATTTACTATATGTTGTTCCTAAAGAAAAACACACAGAAGCTGGTATTAAAGAAGTTTTAACTGCTCACCCTGAAATTAAATTCGTATCTATCGTTGGTGTAGACCTAGCTGGTCATGATACAGATGAAAGAATTCCTGCTCACATCATATTAGATGACGTAGCATCATTCTTAAAAGGTGGTACTCAGACTGACGGTTCATCAGTTGTATTACCAGGTATAGCAACTTTAAACAATGCTAAAGTTGATATGGTTCCAGATCCAGACGTTAAATGGGTAGTTGACTACAATTACGATAATATAGATGAAGAAACTGGAAAACCAGTTGGTACTTTAAGAGTTCCTTGTTTCTTACTTCATGAAAATACTCCTGTTGATTCTAGATCAATATTAAAAGCTTCTAATGAATATGTAAAATCTTCTTTACTTGAAATATTAAAAGCTAAACCAGAATTATTAAGTGCATATGGCTTAACATTTGATGATGTAGCTGACATCACTTTTGCTTCTGCAACTGAATTAGAATTCTGGGTTAAAACTCCAGAAAATAAAGCTCAAACTGAAGAATTATCTACATCTCAAGTACTTCAAGAACAATACTGGGCTAAGACTAGAGGCGTTGTAAGAACTGCTCTTGAACAAACTTTATCACTAATGGACAAATATGAACTTGGCGCTGAAATGGGTCATAAAGAAGTTGGTGGAGTTAGAGGAAAATTTGGTGCTGACGGTAAACCATCACACATCATGGAACAAATTGAAGTTGACTGGAAATATGCTGATGCCGTACAAGCTGCCGATAATGAAAACTTAGTTAAAATAATCGTTAGAGATGTATTCCAAAGCCACGGCTTAGATGTTACATTCCTTGCTAAACCAATCCACGGTGTAGCTGGAAGTGGTGAACATACACACATGAGTATATCTTTAAAAACAAAAGCTGGAAAAGTTATTAACCTATTTGCTCCAACTGAAAAGCACTTCTTAAGCTTATTCGGTTACGGTTCATTAATGGGTATATTAAAGAACTACGAAGTTATTAACCCAATAGTTTCTGGAACTAACGATGCTTTAAGAAGATTAAAGCCAGGTTTCGAAGCTCCAGTTTGTATCGTTACTTCAATTGGTCACTCTGTTGATATCCCTTCAAGAAACAGATCAATACTAGTTGGTGTTGTACGTGACTTATTAAACCCAAGAGCTACTAGATTCGAACTACGTGCTCCAAATCCACACTCAAACACTTATTTAGTTTTAGCTTCAATGTTCATGGCTTCTATTGATGGTATTAAATATGCTGTAACTAAAACAGCTGATGAAATACTTGCAGAATTATCAAAACAAGCAGGAGAAGAAACTGCTTACCTTGAAAAAGATAGAGCTTACAGATCTGAAGAAGACGTATTTGAAGACTTCACAGAAGAAGAAAGATCTGCTTTATTTGGTAAAGCACCTGCTACAGTTTACGAAAACTTATCAGCATTTGATGCATACCCAGAAAAACTTGATGTTTTAAAAGCTGGTGATGTATTTACTGCAAAATTATTAAACAGCTACAAACAAGCTATGACTAAAAAATGGTTAACTGAAATTGTTAACAGAATAATCCCTTCTTACAGAGATGAAGTAAGAAGCTTTACAAAACTTCACAATCCTGAAAAAGCTGAGGATTTAGATGTTTCAAGATGGCAAGAAATTTCTTCATTAAAGAAATATATCTTCAAAGATTCTCTTTCAACTAAGAGTTTATTTACAAGAATCAAAGATGCTGCTGAAACAGATGATTTAGCAGAAGTTTCAAAACTACAAGTTGAACTTGATGCAGTTATCATCAAAACTAGAGATTTATATTCAACATACGTTAAAAACTTATTAGATATATAA
- a CDS encoding DUF3369 domain-containing protein — MFNPLNKDFLTFKDIEGLLTYKTIDILIVDNNPDFYINFSELLNSKKINERPVKISIAENLCETKKILSTNKNISIIFLDSDEEYLACELITFIKSKEEIKHIRIILTYSDISLAMNSKLVSKYTIADVKLKSELENPQILLSIFSHAQTYEQLVSIEYTKEGFHRVIESSKKFLRYNSIKKCASITLSQLHSILNLNKNKDIQKSSAFFISNLSGEYRIIYGKGFFKDYNDKNPIDVLSPSLYNAVQFSLSEHSCLYTNNCLLLYFKSDSNIDNLIFIDNVPGLSEFDINLGRMFCNNVSMSLDNIYLNDEIENTQKEIIYTLGEITETRSKETGNHVKRVAEYSKLLALKYGLSSKEAEIIQLSSPMHDVGKLAIPDIILNKPGKLTNEEFNIMKSHSKIGYEMLKNSHKPLMKTASIIALEHHERYDGTGYPYGLKGDSISIEGRITAVADVFDALGSSRSYKEAWDMESIYALLKDQKGHHFDPDLINIFFDNLKEFLDIKENYDDRFAIAK; from the coding sequence ATGTTTAATCCGTTAAATAAAGACTTTTTAACATTTAAAGACATTGAAGGCTTACTCACATATAAAACTATCGATATATTAATAGTTGATAATAATCCTGATTTCTATATTAATTTTTCTGAATTATTAAATTCTAAGAAAATAAATGAAAGACCTGTTAAAATTTCTATTGCTGAGAACTTATGTGAGACTAAAAAAATATTATCGACTAATAAAAATATATCTATAATATTTCTAGACAGTGATGAAGAGTATTTAGCTTGTGAATTGATTACCTTCATTAAATCAAAGGAGGAAATCAAACACATAAGGATTATATTAACTTATAGCGATATTTCATTAGCTATGAATTCAAAACTAGTATCCAAATATACTATAGCTGATGTTAAACTCAAAAGTGAACTTGAAAATCCTCAAATCCTTCTTTCAATTTTTTCTCACGCCCAAACCTATGAACAATTAGTTTCAATAGAATATACAAAGGAAGGATTTCATAGAGTTATTGAAAGTTCAAAGAAGTTTTTAAGGTATAATTCAATAAAAAAATGTGCATCTATTACATTGTCTCAATTACATTCAATATTAAACTTAAATAAAAATAAAGATATACAAAAATCATCTGCTTTCTTTATAAGTAATTTAAGTGGCGAGTATAGAATAATTTATGGCAAAGGTTTCTTTAAAGATTATAATGATAAAAACCCAATTGATGTACTTTCCCCTTCCCTTTATAATGCAGTACAGTTTTCCCTTTCAGAGCATAGCTGTCTATACACAAACAATTGTCTGCTACTTTATTTTAAAAGTGATTCAAATATAGATAATTTAATTTTTATAGATAATGTACCTGGACTTTCAGAATTTGATATTAATCTAGGTAGAATGTTTTGTAATAATGTTTCTATGTCACTTGATAATATATATTTAAATGACGAAATAGAAAATACTCAAAAGGAAATTATATATACCCTTGGAGAAATTACTGAAACTCGTTCTAAAGAAACAGGGAATCATGTAAAAAGAGTAGCAGAATATTCTAAGCTCTTAGCATTAAAATATGGCTTATCTTCAAAGGAAGCTGAAATTATCCAGTTGTCATCACCTATGCACGATGTTGGAAAACTAGCCATCCCCGATATTATCTTAAATAAACCAGGAAAACTTACTAATGAAGAATTTAATATTATGAAAAGCCACTCAAAAATTGGTTATGAGATGCTTAAAAATTCTCACAAGCCTCTTATGAAAACTGCTTCTATAATAGCCTTAGAACACCATGAACGTTATGATGGTACTGGTTACCCTTATGGTCTTAAAGGCGATTCTATAAGCATTGAAGGTCGTATAACTGCTGTTGCTGACGTATTTGATGCTCTAGGCAGTAGTAGGTCTTATAAAGAAGCATGGGATATGGAATCAATCTACGCATTACTCAAGGATCAAAAAGGGCATCACTTTGACCCTGATTTAATAAATATCTTTTTTGATAATCTTAAAGAATTTTTAGATATCAAAGAAAATTACGATGACCGCTTTGCAATTGCAAAATAA
- a CDS encoding YajQ family cyclic di-GMP-binding protein yields the protein MASSYSFDVVSDVDMQEVDNAVNQAKKEISQRYDFKGSPVEIILNDEDIKLTAENEFKLDAVRDVLRGKFAKRGLSVRALDFGKVENASLGSARQVAKIVKGLSKEKAKDIVKEIKDSKIKVQTQIMDNQLRVTGKDKDDLQAVIQLLKGKDFGIDLQFTNYR from the coding sequence ATGGCAAGTTCATATTCTTTTGACGTTGTATCTGACGTTGATATGCAAGAAGTAGATAATGCAGTGAATCAAGCAAAAAAGGAAATTTCTCAAAGATATGATTTTAAAGGAAGTCCTGTCGAAATCATCTTAAATGATGAAGATATAAAATTAACTGCAGAAAATGAATTTAAATTAGACGCTGTTCGTGATGTATTAAGAGGAAAATTCGCTAAGAGAGGGCTTTCAGTAAGAGCTCTTGACTTTGGCAAAGTTGAAAATGCATCTTTAGGATCAGCAAGACAAGTTGCTAAAATAGTTAAAGGTCTTTCTAAAGAAAAGGCTAAGGACATAGTTAAAGAGATTAAAGACAGCAAAATCAAAGTTCAAACTCAAATAATGGATAATCAATTAAGAGTTACAGGTAAAGATAAAGACGATCTTCAAGCTGTTATCCAATTATTAAAAGGCAAAGATTTTGGAATTGATCTTCAATTCACCAACTATAGATAA
- a CDS encoding C39 family peptidase, which yields MFKNTRKTRIIVSSLLTVLAVNLTPVATYATQSFTNCPLRGQENSNWCWDACTQMLAETKGYFRSQSDICTHVYGKVDNNTASAAQVREATAWATGYSLQFDLTYSALPFDGSGSVVGSINNGWSINAGCAPGHMMVITGYDTANNNVWLQDPQGTSTNWPARGFEQWCRYDSLISGDYRNSSFAYLWNFKWECSIN from the coding sequence GTGTTTAAAAACACAAGAAAAACTAGGATTATAGTTAGTTCATTACTTACTGTTTTAGCAGTAAACTTAACCCCAGTAGCTACTTATGCTACTCAATCATTTACGAATTGTCCTCTTAGAGGACAAGAAAATTCTAATTGGTGTTGGGATGCCTGTACCCAAATGTTAGCTGAAACAAAGGGGTACTTTAGAAGTCAAAGTGATATTTGCACACATGTATATGGAAAAGTTGATAATAATACGGCTAGTGCAGCACAAGTTAGAGAAGCCACAGCGTGGGCAACAGGTTACTCGCTTCAATTTGATCTTACTTATAGTGCGTTACCATTTGATGGTTCTGGCAGTGTTGTTGGTTCAATAAATAATGGATGGTCTATAAATGCTGGTTGTGCCCCAGGTCATATGATGGTTATAACTGGTTATGATACAGCAAATAATAATGTATGGTTACAAGATCCTCAAGGCACTAGCACTAATTGGCCTGCACGTGGTTTTGAACAATGGTGTAGATATGATTCTTTAATAAGCGGAGATTATAGGAATTCTTCGTTTGCATATTTGTGGAATTTTAAATGGGAATGTAGTATAAATTAA
- the asnS gene encoding asparagine--tRNA ligase, with amino-acid sequence MENTLIKTLYRETDAFSDKKIRISGWVRTIRANNNFGFIELNDGSFFKSVQVVFENNLENFKEVSKLAISASLEIEGTLVLTPEAKQPFEVKAESIMIHGNSHSDYPLQKKRHTMEYLRTIAHLRPRSNTFSAVFRVRSLAAYAIHKFFQERGFVYVHTPIITGSDCEGAGEMFKVTTLDFDNVKKTEEGKIDYQDDFFGRETNLTVSGQLSAETFALAFRDVYTFGPTFRAENSNTTRHAAEFWMIEPEMAFAELKDYMDTAEDMIKYIISYVMENAPEEMEFFSNFVDKGLKERLDNVVNSEFGRVSYTEAVDILQKSGVEFQYPVQWGIDLQTEHERYLSEVVFKRPVFVTDYPKEIKAFYMRINDDGKTVAAADLLAPGIGEIIGGSQREERLDILEARLAELGLNKEDYWWYLELRKYGETKHAGFGLGFERILMYLTGMSNIRDVIPFPRTTGSAEF; translated from the coding sequence ATGGAAAATACATTAATTAAAACTCTTTATAGAGAGACGGATGCTTTTTCTGATAAAAAAATAAGAATATCTGGTTGGGTAAGAACTATCAGAGCTAATAATAATTTTGGTTTTATTGAACTGAACGATGGAAGCTTTTTTAAGAGTGTTCAAGTAGTTTTTGAAAACAACCTTGAAAATTTTAAGGAAGTTTCAAAGTTAGCTATTAGTGCTTCGCTTGAAATAGAAGGGACTTTAGTTTTAACTCCAGAAGCTAAGCAACCTTTTGAAGTTAAAGCAGAAAGTATAATGATTCATGGAAATTCTCATAGTGATTACCCACTGCAAAAGAAAAGACATACAATGGAGTATTTGAGAACTATTGCTCATTTAAGACCAAGAAGTAATACTTTTTCTGCTGTGTTTAGAGTAAGAAGTCTTGCTGCATATGCTATACATAAGTTTTTCCAAGAAAGAGGCTTCGTATATGTTCATACACCAATAATAACAGGTAGTGATTGTGAAGGTGCTGGCGAAATGTTCAAGGTTACGACTCTTGATTTTGATAATGTTAAAAAGACAGAAGAAGGAAAGATAGATTATCAAGATGATTTCTTTGGAAGAGAAACAAACCTTACAGTAAGTGGTCAATTATCAGCAGAAACTTTTGCTTTAGCTTTTAGAGATGTATATACCTTTGGACCAACTTTTAGGGCTGAAAATTCAAATACAACTAGACACGCAGCAGAGTTTTGGATGATTGAGCCTGAAATGGCGTTTGCGGAACTTAAAGATTATATGGATACTGCTGAAGATATGATTAAATATATAATTAGCTATGTTATGGAAAATGCCCCAGAAGAGATGGAGTTCTTTAGTAACTTTGTAGATAAAGGGCTTAAAGAAAGACTAGATAATGTCGTTAACAGTGAGTTTGGTAGAGTAAGTTATACAGAAGCTGTAGATATACTTCAAAAGTCTGGTGTAGAATTCCAATATCCAGTACAATGGGGTATTGATCTTCAAACAGAACATGAAAGATATCTTTCAGAAGTTGTATTTAAGAGACCAGTGTTTGTAACAGATTATCCAAAAGAAATTAAAGCTTTCTATATGAGGATTAATGATGATGGAAAAACAGTTGCAGCAGCAGACTTATTGGCACCTGGAATCGGCGAAATAATAGGTGGAAGCCAAAGAGAAGAAAGACTTGATATACTAGAAGCAAGGTTAGCTGAATTAGGTCTTAATAAGGAAGATTACTGGTGGTATTTGGAACTAAGAAAATATGGAGAAACTAAGCATGCTGGTTTTGGTCTTGGTTTTGAAAGGATTCTTATGTACTTGACAGGTATGTCAAACATAAGAGACGTAATACCATTTCCAAGAACAACAGGTTCAGCAGAATTCTAA
- a CDS encoding THUMP domain-containing class I SAM-dependent RNA methyltransferase, whose translation MSEYKLVATAAFGLEAVVAKELKNLGFKDLEVENGKVTYISDVEGIIKSNLWSRCADRIHICIGEFTATSFEELFEKVKALPWEDYMPEDANFIINAKSVKSTLFSLSDIQSISEKAIIEKLKENYSVTWFSKSGAKYPILVSILKDKVTVLLDTSGVALHKRGYREDANMAPLKETMAAALINISGWTPDKPFMDPFCGSGTIAIEAAMIGLNIAPGLSRKFLCEEWDIFPSDLWKAARKHAYSAIDYDKTLDISASDISGKLVQLSKNNAEKARVDDYINFRAMDVRKLNTLTPRGTLICNPPYGERLEEKATIDILYKDMGLVFSRLPNWSYYILTSDEDFEKNFGRKSDKNRKLYNGRIKCYYYQYFEKK comes from the coding sequence ATGTCAGAATATAAACTAGTTGCTACTGCAGCCTTTGGTTTAGAAGCAGTAGTTGCAAAAGAATTAAAAAATCTTGGTTTTAAGGATCTAGAAGTGGAAAATGGTAAAGTTACTTATATCTCAGATGTAGAAGGAATAATCAAATCAAATCTATGGTCTAGATGTGCCGATAGAATACATATTTGTATAGGAGAATTTACCGCAACTTCTTTTGAAGAACTATTTGAAAAGGTTAAAGCTCTACCTTGGGAAGATTACATGCCTGAAGATGCAAACTTTATAATTAATGCAAAATCAGTTAAATCTACATTATTTAGTTTATCTGATATTCAATCAATTTCAGAAAAAGCTATTATTGAAAAACTTAAAGAGAACTACTCTGTAACTTGGTTTTCAAAATCTGGTGCAAAATACCCTATATTGGTTAGTATTCTTAAAGATAAGGTAACTGTACTTTTAGATACCAGTGGTGTTGCACTTCATAAAAGAGGTTACCGTGAAGATGCAAATATGGCTCCACTAAAGGAAACCATGGCTGCAGCTTTAATAAATATATCTGGTTGGACTCCTGATAAACCTTTTATGGATCCATTCTGCGGTTCAGGAACAATTGCTATTGAGGCTGCAATGATAGGACTTAATATAGCTCCTGGTCTAAGCAGAAAATTTCTTTGTGAAGAATGGGATATATTCCCTAGTGACTTATGGAAAGCTGCAAGAAAACATGCGTATTCTGCTATTGATTACGATAAAACCCTTGATATAAGCGCTTCAGATATAAGCGGAAAGCTTGTTCAACTTTCAAAAAATAACGCTGAAAAAGCACGAGTAGACGATTATATAAACTTTAGAGCTATGGATGTGAGAAAATTAAACACACTAACTCCTAGAGGCACTCTTATATGCAATCCTCCATACGGAGAACGTCTTGAAGAGAAAGCTACAATAGATATACTATACAAAGACATGGGCCTAGTCTTTTCAAGATTACCAAACTGGTCATACTACATATTAACATCTGACGAAGATTTCGAGAAAAACTTTGGGAGAAAGTCTGATAAGAATCGTAAGCTTTATAATGGACGAATCAAATGTTACTACTATCAATACTTTGAGAAAAAATAA
- a CDS encoding HD domain-containing protein, with translation MANDNLFYEVEKHLLEDEVPSKYLSEIIKADKMKESPFNLISELAKAEQNPQYHPEGNALIHTLMVVDNAAKVREKSSDRRVLMWASLLHDIGKGPTTRLKKGRWTAYDHDKVGKDLTIKFLESFNLEQEFITKVAAMVRWHMQTLFVMKKLPFQELEQMVKEVEIDEIALLSFCDRTGRTKMTKEDINKTEETIEQFKKEARKHLRTSSREYQYT, from the coding sequence ATGGCAAATGATAATTTGTTTTATGAAGTGGAGAAACATCTCCTTGAAGATGAGGTACCATCAAAGTATTTAAGCGAGATTATTAAAGCAGATAAAATGAAAGAAAGCCCATTTAATTTAATAAGCGAACTTGCTAAGGCAGAACAAAATCCACAATATCATCCTGAAGGTAATGCACTTATCCATACTTTAATGGTAGTTGATAATGCGGCTAAGGTAAGAGAAAAAAGTTCTGATAGAAGGGTATTAATGTGGGCATCACTTCTCCATGATATAGGTAAAGGTCCAACTACTAGATTAAAAAAGGGACGTTGGACTGCTTATGACCATGATAAGGTTGGGAAGGATTTAACCATAAAATTTTTAGAGAGTTTTAATTTAGAGCAAGAATTTATAACAAAGGTTGCAGCTATGGTAAGATGGCATATGCAAACATTATTTGTAATGAAAAAACTACCTTTTCAAGAACTAGAGCAGATGGTTAAAGAAGTAGAAATCGACGAAATAGCTTTATTGTCATTTTGTGATAGAACCGGTAGGACAAAAATGACAAAAGAGGATATTAACAAGACGGAAGAAACTATTGAACAATTTAAAAAAGAAGCAAGAAAGCATTTGCGTACATCTTCGAGAGAATATCAATATACTTAG